In Xiphophorus hellerii strain 12219 chromosome 4, Xiphophorus_hellerii-4.1, whole genome shotgun sequence, a single genomic region encodes these proteins:
- the LOC116718264 gene encoding NLR family CARD domain-containing protein 3-like isoform X4, with amino-acid sequence MEENNSSPKAAVSAQMNKQATDYSQMKQDGPGSSQENRVSMQSKDEPIEFKEREPAGNKNQMDLETPEPPQPTCVSMFAGSTEQSKDESTEPKRRRPSLLEMLARLSTFSNQRSEAFRDPKEHLDSVFMVLEDDIISFVRTELQKMKNILSPEGSSCPKVDDETAGNEEQRSDNRDAFLKITLNFLKRRNEKQLADSLQNKTQAAICQVKLKSSLAKRCQYLFEGNSWRGKLTPVNQIYTELNVTEQETGEVDNEHEVQQTEAASLKPDDPETTISCEDIFKPGRDEQIRTLVTKGAAGIGKTLLTQKYTLDWAEGKTNRNIQFIFPFTFRELNLLKSQTITLVGLIHQFFPEIRKAGICSFEEFQIVFIFDGLDELQPPLDFHHTPVLIDVTEPSSVHTILVNLIRGKLLPSARLWITTRPAAVHQIPIQYVDSEKEIRGFTDQRKKEYFRKRFQDKEHTNKIISHIETSRSLHTMCHIPVFCWITATVLDQVLKENKKTEMPKTLTELYIHFLVVQVSQDNEKYHKKVLTTDAIWNPETEKIFLAIGKLAFEQLEKRNLLFYEEDLKESGIDINTASTYPGVFTETFKEESVLNRKRLFCFVHRSIQEFLAALYVFLVFMKTGDNLMRRSRSALQPESKFKQFYQSAVDKALESPDGYLDMFTRFLLGLSLKTNQDLLQGLLQKTKNAPQVQKTLVQHIKKNIRDCPSVEKSIRMFHWLNELNDHSLEEEIRLYLSGEVLEKELTSSQWSALIFVLLSSQKVLDVFDFKKFSKPKEALVWLAPVVKASKKSLLCSCNLSQRSSIHLVPVLTAENSCLSELDLSDNDLHDEGVDLLSFGLRSPKCRLKVLSLSGCLVTEKGCDYLASALTSNPSYLRELDLSFNHPGESGLNAFSAGLQDPNWKLKTLKADHCGKHRLNPSPQRFFLEQLLDPNTANRNLVLLLDNKHVKAVKEEQPYPDHPERFDTWKQVLCTDGLTGRCYWEVQWRRTVRIGLSYKGIRRKGEDDECCIGGNDQSWALSCSPQSFTAWHNNTPTEIKPLEKTNSNRLGVYLDWSAGTVSFYSLLGIVSSIKKIHLHTFETTFTEPLYAAFGFEQTQELEDESSSVSLIQVE; translated from the exons ATGGAGGAAAACAATTCTTCCCCTAAAGCTGCTGTGTCTGCACAAATGAACAAACAGGCTACAGATTACAG CCAAATGAAGCAGGACGGACCAGGATCTTCCCAGGAAAACCGTGTGTCCATGCAAAGCAAAGACGAACCAATTGAATTCAAGGAAAGAGAACCCGCTGGAAATAAAAA CCAAATGGATCTGGAGACACCAGAACCACCTCAACCAACTTGTGTGTCCATGTTTGCTGGGAGTACTGAGCAATCTAAAGATGAATCAACTGAACCCAAGAGACGACGCCCCTCTCTTCTTGAAAT GTTGGCTCGACTATCGACTTTCTCTAACCAGAGATCAGAGGCTTTTAGAGACCCTAAAGAACACCTGGATTCTGTTTTCATG GTGCTTGAGGATGACATTATCAGTTTTGTAAGAACTGAACTGCAGAAAATGAAGAACATACTGAGTCCAGAGGGCTCAAGTTGCCCTAAAGTGGATGATGAAACAGCTGGGAATGAAGAGCAAAGGAGTGACAACAGAGATGCATTCCTGAAAATCACCCTGAACTTCCTGAAGAGAAGGAATGAGAAGCAGCTGGCTGATTCTTTACAAAATA aaACTCAAGCTGCTATTTGCCAGGTGAAATTAAAGTCCAGCCTGGCCAAAAGGTGTCAGTACTTGTTTGAAGGTAATTCATGGAGAGGAAAACTGACACCTGTGAATCAGATCTACACTGAGCTTAATGTCACAGAGCAAGAGACAGGAGAGGTCGACAATGAACATGAGGTTCAACAAACTGAAGCAGCATCCTTGAAACCAGATGATCCGGAAACAACCATCAGCTGTGAGGACATTTTTAAACCTGGAAGAGATGAGCAAATCAGAACGCTGGTGACCAAAGGTGctgctggcattgggaaaacactcTTGACACAGAAGTACACtttggactgggctgaaggtAAAACCAACCGCAATATACAGTTTATCTTCCCATTCACCTTCCGAGAGCTCAACTTGCTGAAATCTCAAACCATCACATTAGTGGGACTCATTCATCAGTTCTTTcctgaaataagaaaagcagGAATCTGTAGCTTTGAAGAGTTCCagattgtgtttatttttgatggtctggatgaactTCAACCTCCTCTGGACTTCCACCACACTCCGGTTCTGATAGATGTTACAGAACCCTCCTCAGTCCACACGATACTCGTAAACCTCATCAGAGGGAAGCTGCTTCCCTCAGCTCgtctctggataaccacacgacccgCAGCAGTCCATCAGATCCCTATTCAGTATGTTGACAGTGAGAAAGAAATCAGAGGTTTCACAGACCAGCGGAAGAAAGAATATTTCAGAAAGAGATTCCAAGACAAGGAACACACCAATAAGATCATATCTCATATTGAGACATCAAGAAGCCTCCATACAATGTGTCACAttcctgttttctgttggatcactgctacagttctggatCAGGtcctgaaagaaaataagaaaactgaGATGCCCAAAACCCTGACTGAGTTGTATATCCATTTCTTGGTTGTACAGGTCAGTCAGGACAatgaaaaatatcacaaaaaagtGTTGACAACTGATGCCATCTGGAATCCAGAGACTGAGAAAATCTTTCTTGCAATTGGAAAACTAGCCTTTGAGCAgctggaaaaaagaaacctgCTCTTTTATGAAGAGGACCTAAAAGAGTCTGGCATTGACATAAACACTGCTTCGACTTACCCAGGagtgtttacagagactttcaAGGAAGAAAGCGTACTGAACCGGAAaaggctgttttgttttgtccatCGGAGCATTCAAGAGTTTCTGGCTGCACTTTATGTCTTCTTGGTGTTCATGAAGACTGGGGACAATCTGATGAGAAGAAGTCGCAGTGCTTTGCAACCTGAATCgaaatttaaacagttttaccaGAGTGCAGTGGACAAGGCTTTGGAGAGTCCAGATGGATACTTGGACATGTTTACCCGCTTTCTCTTGGGGCTTTCACTGAAAACTAACCAAGACCTCCTACAAGGCTTGTTgcaaaagaccaaaaacgctccACAGGTTCAAAAAACGCTTGTCCAACACATCAAAAAAAATATCAGGGATTGTCCTTCAGTTGAGAAAAGCATCCGGATGTTTCACTggctgaatgaactgaatgaccACTCTCTAGAGGAGGAGATACGGCTGTACCTGAGTGGAGAAGTCCTTGAAAAAGAGCTCACCTCTTCTCAGTGGTCAGCACTGATCTTTGTCTTGTTGTCTTCACAAAAAGTGCTTGATGTTTTTGACTTCAAGAAGTTTTCTAAACCAAAGGAAGCCCTTGTGTGGCTAGCACCAGTGGTGAAAGCATCAAAAAAGTCTCT GCTGTGTAGCTGTAACCTGTCGCAGAGAAGCAGTATACATCTGGTGCCAGTGTTAACCGCTGAGAACTCTTGCCTCAGTGAGTTGGACCTGAGTGACAATGACCTGCATGATGAAGGAGTAGATTTGCTTTCTTTTGGACTCAGGAGTCCAAAGTGTAGACTGAAGGTTCTCAG CTTGTCAGGCTGTCTGGTCACAGAGAAAGGCTGTGATTATCTGGcttcagctctgacctccaacccttCTTATCTGAGAGAGCTTGACCTGAGCTTCAACCATCCAGGAGAATCAGGGCTCAATGCTTTTTCCGCTGGGCTGCAGGATCCAAACTGGAAACTGAAAACTCTAAa GGCAGATCATTGTGGAAAACACCGCCTGAATCCATCACCCCAAAGGT TCTTCCTTGAGCAGTTACTGGATCCCaacacagcaaacagaaatcTGGTGCTGTTACTGGACAACAAACATGTGAAGGCTGTGAAAGAGGAGCAGCCGTACCCCGACCATCCAGAGAGGTTTGACACCTGGAAGCAGGTGCTGTGCACTGatggtctgactggtcgctgcTACTGGGAGGTCCAATGGAGAAGGACAGTCAGAATAGGACTGTCATACAAAGGAATCAGGAGGAAGGGGGAGGATGACGAGTGCTGCATTGGTGGGAACGATCAGTCCTGGGCTCTTTCATGCAGTCCTCAGAGTTTCACTGCCTGGCACAACAACAcaccaacagaaataaaaccgCTCGAAAAGACCAACTCCAACAGGCTGGGAGTGTATTTGGACTGGTCTGCAGGCACTGTGTCCTTTTACTCACTTCTTGGCATAGTTTCCTCCATAAAAAAGATTCACCTTCATACGTTTGAGACAACATTCACTGAACCACTCTATGCTGCATTTGGGTTTGAACAAACCCAGGAGCTTGAGGATGAATCCTCTTCAGTTTCCCTGATTCAAGTTGAATAA